From one Rhodamnia argentea isolate NSW1041297 chromosome 1, ASM2092103v1, whole genome shotgun sequence genomic stretch:
- the LOC115751298 gene encoding DNA-binding protein REB1 — translation MGRKKEKRGRIEENRFDVVMDVDHHEVDAGDRVENGVDKVNRDKKKSRTKGDVHGDGSEFVAENVKGSVGDDIERGGSEKKKKKRKREVGQDEKELEKAAKKGRRHSKGTESSGARSISKVPQIGEYEDGHMRHGDFKNMEERLQIQTKKENNKKHKEVKKMDDIDAAFSATKHLADDKSDAGVQEQNKSLGKNIKEMKDTDQVSIKKKKKKKGSRDTDPVGDNQKMKEASGSSDVVTVKKDIHGKERSKRKKQKRIEEQGYVASGNTDKKHMESELDAHFTNDTMGGEEKKPNKDKKRKKEKAAKDGIEAKDRKKKPKRVSFAENVEVFPPLDGPSEEDNSKDQNLVRGKKFSEEEDELVKQAVYKYIEAHDLGEDGLNMVLNCGRHREARKCWKEIGAYLPWRPKESVYHRAHLLFERGENHTWTPEECELVRKFHEQHGSDWRKLADALGRHRFHVKDTWRRIKFPYKKGPWSQDEYQSLFDLVNMDLRLKVTEERKSKHGMLLDNIAWGAISDSLGSRNHAVCCEKWYKQLTSSMVAEGCWADTDDYRLLSALVELDACSMEDVDWDKLIENKSGDLCRRRWNQMVKYIGNHWSKSFPEQVEILSERYCPDMLEPREIYANKPIVT, via the coding sequence ATGGGacgaaagaaggagaagagggggAGAATTGAGGAGAATCGGTTTGATGTCGTGATGGATGTGGATCACCATGAGGTTGACGCAGGTGATAGAGTTGAGAATGGCGTTGATAAGGTCAATCGAGATAAGAAGAAGAGTAGGACAAAAGGGGATGTTCATGGTGATGGAAGTGAATTTGTAGCAGAAAATGTGAAGGGTTCTGTTGGTGATGATATCGAGCGGGGTGGCagcgagaagaagaaaaagaagaggaagcgaGAAGTAGGCCAGGACGAGAAAGAACTTGAGAAAGCGGCAAAGAAGGGACGTAGACATAGCAAGGGCACTGAAAGCAGCGGAGCTAGGAGTATCTCAAAGGTCCCCCAGATTGGAGAATATGAAGATGGGCACATGCGTCATGGCGACTTCAAAAACATGGAAGAAAGACTGCAGATccaaacaaagaaggaaaataataagAAGCACAAGGAGGTTAAGAAGATGGATGACATAGATGCGGCTTTCTCGGCAACTAAGCATTTGGCAGACGACAAATCAGATGCGGGAGTTCAGGAGCAGAACAAGTCTTTGGGCAAGAACATCAAGGAAATGAAAGATACAGATCAAGTCAgtataaagaagaaaaagaagaaaaaggggagTAGGGATACTGATCCTGTTGGAGATAACCAAAAGATGAAGGAAGCAAGTGGATCTTCTGATGTGGTGACAGTGAAAAAGGATATTCATGGGAAGGAGAGgagcaagagaaagaaacagaaacgGATTGAGGAACAGGGTTATGTAGCAAGTGGAAATACAGATAAGAAGCACATGGAATCTGAACTAGATGCTCATTTTACGAATGACACTATGGGGGGCGAAGAGAAGAAGCCAAATAAAGATAAGAAGCGCAAGAAGGAGAAGGCTGCAAAAGATGGTATTGAAGCCAAAGAtcgaaaaaagaaaccaaagagAGTAAGTTTTGCTGAAAATGTTGAGGTTTTTCCTCCCTTAGATGGTCCGAGTGAGGAAGATAATAGCAAGGATCAAAACCTTGTGCGGGGTAAGAAATtctcagaagaagaagatgagctaGTCAAACAGGCTGTTTATAAATATATAGAAGCTCATGATTTAGGTGAAGATGGCTTGAATATGGTACTCAACTGTGGAAGACATCGCGAGGCCAGAAAATGTTGGAAGGAAATTGGCGCATATTTACCTTGGAGGCCTAAGGAAAGCGTCTATCATCGAGCTCATCTGCTATTTGAAAGAGGCGAGAATCATACTTGGACTCCTGAAGAATGTGAGCTTGTTCGCAAGTTTCACGAGCAACATGGCTCAGATTGGAGGAAGTTGGCTGATGCTCTTGGTAGACACAGGTTCCATGTGAAGGATACCTGGCGAAGAATAAAATTTCCATATAAGAAAGGACCTTGGTCCCAGGATGAGTACCAGAGTCTATTTGATCTAGTAAACATGGACCTACGTCTGAAAGTCACCGAGGAGAGAAAGTCAAAGCACGGCATGCTCCTTGACAATATTGCCTGGGGAGCTATAAGTGACAGTTTGGGCTCTCGTAATCATGCTGTTTGTTGTGAGAAGTGGTACAAGCAATTAACATCTTCTATGGTAGCTGAAGGCTGTTGGGCGGATACAGATGACTATCGGTTGCTCAGTGCTCTTGTTGAACTGGATGCTTGCTCGATGGAAGATGTAGACTGGGACAAACTCATCGAGAATAAATCTGGGGACCTATGTCGAAGGCGGTGGAACCAAATGGTCAAATACATTGGCAATCACTGGAGCAAGTCATTTCCTGAGCAGGTGGAAATTCTCTCAGAACGATATTGCCCTGATATGCTGGAACCAAGGGAGATTTACGCTAACAAGCCTATAGTTACATGA
- the LOC115751300 gene encoding ribose-phosphate pyrophosphokinase 4, with amino-acid sequence MAAAPPLPTPFRIPRAKSLKPSSSSSLHEPFPSYKLGCSCRCEVKSFDHSRNWTTVDRFPAPDPIHIFHSPPSPLTASPMQMVASARESSGKGSKKVCLFYCAETKPLAEGVAAQSDAIELRSINWRTFADGFPNLFIPNAHGIRGQHVAFLASFSSPGVIFEQLSIIYALPKLFVSSFTLVLPFFPTGTSERMEDEGDVATAFTLARILSNVPISRGGPTNLVIFDIHALPERFYFGDNILPCFESGIPLLKNRLQQLPDSDNISIAFPDDGSWKRFHKQLQHFPTIVCAKVREGDQRIVRLKEGDPKGRHVVIVDDLVQSGGTLVECQKLLAAHGAKKISAYVTHGIFPNSSWERFDHDNGGNPENGLTYFWITDSCPQTVNEVLNRPPFEVLSLAGSIAASLAI; translated from the exons ATGGCCGCCGCGCCACCGCTTCCGACGCCGTTCCGAATTCCTCGCGCCAAATCCCTgaaaccctcctcctcctcctccttgcacGAGCCGTTTCCTAGCTACAAGCTCGGCTGTTCGTGCAGGTGCGAGGTCAAGAGCTTTGACCACTCTCGGAACTGGACCACCGTCGATCGTTTCCCCGCTCCGGATCCGATTCACATCTTCCACTCCCCTCCGAGTCCTCTGACTGCTTCTCCCATGCAAATGGTGGCGAGCGCGCGCGAATCGTCCGGTAAGGGCTCGAAGAAGGTGTGCCTCTTCTACTGCGCGGAGACGAAGCCGCTCGCGGAGGGAGTCGCCGCTCAATCGGACGCGATCGAGCTCCGCAGCATAAACTGGAG GACGTTTGCTGATGGGTTCCCCAACCTGTTCATACCCAATGCTCATGGAATTCGGGGACAACATGTCGCTTTTCTAGCCTCTTTTAGTTCCCCAGGCGTGATCTTCGAGCAGCTCTCTATCATTTACGCGTTGCCAAAGTTGTTCGTCTCTTCCTTCACGCTTGTGCTTCCCTTCTTCCCGACGGGCACTTCCGAGCGCATGGAGGATGAAGGCGACGTTGCAACAGCGTTTACTCTTGCGAGAATCTTGTCCAACGTTCCAATCTCGAGGGGTGGACCTACAAACTTAGTGATCTTCGACATCCATGCCTTGCCG GAAAGATTTTACTTTGGAGATAACATTTTACCATGTTTCGAGAGTGGGATACCATTGCTTAAGAATCGTCTCCAGCAGCTTCCGGACTCTGACAAT ATATCTATAGCTTTTCCGGATGATGGTTCATGGAAGAGGTTTCATAAGCAACTGCAGCATTTTCCAACG ATTGTGTGCGCTAAAGTTCGGGAAGGTGACCAGCGGATAGTACGACTTAAGGAGGGAGATCCCAAAGGACGTCATGTTGTCATCGTTGATGATTTGGTGCAGTCGGGTGGCACTCTAGTTGAATGCCAG AAATTGTTGGCTGCccatggagcaaaaaaaatcaGTGCTTATGTGACACATGGGATTTTCCCCAATAGTTCGTGGGAGCGCTTTGACCATGACAATGGAG GAAATCCAGAGAATGGTTTGACCTACTTTTGGATCACGGATTCATGCCCTCAAACTGTGAATGAAGTGTTGAATAGACCACCATTTGAGGTTCTCAGCCTAGCTGGTTCTATAGCAGCTAGTCTGGCCATTTAA
- the LOC115751363 gene encoding anthranilate phosphoribosyltransferase has product MKALLNPQLSLSSVSPVNAPKRTAVASLRPSAPTAFSAVGRRRWRRESSRLATAGAASTGSATIDHSESPDSEVRNPSLSSSYRDARLRRPNQTVLEAQARVCTGPTQTRPLSEEQAFKVLDTILRSAKGELRNGEQVSKAQMGAFFAAMTIRANSFPEATQWSEGEERAMNTFWPMLVRVLPPDLIFIADPEGSILGVGSSIGPHYTGNDTTEMRLVGALREILAGGHLGYEEVQGVLKDVLPLKIKDNLSEGVSESLLSAFLIGQRMNRETDRELKAYCLAFDDELGPPPVADIRSLTHYGEPYDGNTRYFRSTLFVAAVRSCYGESCLLHGVEWMPPKGGITEEQMLKFMGANTSLSTLQAKALLEDEEAGFAYISQREARPSQYSLIGLREHIKKRPPLATSEKVQQFVRATGREAIVAGFYHEGYEEPLLMLMKRRGVHSGLVVKGEEGGLSMTTRLRSASVSKGLPVNYCSGFRSLSTVSALEVDGVSRESFSLEVNAKDYGFEPSDTPRTDRSISKNIELGLAALHGEKGPAYDRIVLNAGMVDHLLGCEGAEDISMALERAREAIDSGKALKRLLNYIKISHKV; this is encoded by the exons ATGAAAGCTCTTCTCAAtcctcagctctctctctcctcggtGTCTCCGGTCAACGCCCCCAAGCGTACGGCCGTCGCCAGCTTGCGGCCCTCGGCGCCTACCGCATTCTCCGCCGTTGGCCGCCGCCGTTGGAGGCGGGAATCGTCCCGCTTGGCGACAGCCGGTGCGGCCTCGACGGGCTCGGCGACGATCGATCACTCGGAGTCTCCGGATTCGGAGGTCCGGAatccttccctttcttcttcgtaTCGGGACGCGAGGCTTCGTAGGCCGAACCAGACGGTGCTCGAGGCTCAAGCTAGGGTTTGCACCGGCCCGACGCAGACCCGGCCGTTGAGCGAGGAGCAGGCCTTTAAGGTTTTGGATACCATACTAAGATCAG CTAAAGGAGAACTTAGAAATGGAGAACAAGTGTCCAAAGCACAGATGGGGGCATTCTTTGCAGCTATGACAATACGTGCCAATTCATTTCCTGAGGCAACCCAGTGGAGTGAAGGGGAAGAGCGTGCAATGAACACATTCTGGCCAATGCTAGTTCGAGTTCTACCTCCTGATCTGATCTTTATAGCGGATCCTGAAGGTTCTATACTGGGAGTAGGAAGTTCAATTGGACCCCACTACACTGGCAATGATACTACTGAAATGAGATTGGTTGGTGCTCTCAGAGAAATCTTGGCAGGGGGGCATCTTGGATATGAGGAAGTCCAAGGTGTTCTGAAAGATGTTCTTcccttaaaaataaaagataacttaTCTGAAGGAGTAAGTGAGTCCTTGCTTTCGGCATTTTTAATAGGTCAGCGTATGAACAGAGAAACAGATCGTGAGTTAAAAGCATACTGCCTTGcatttgatgatgagcttg GTCCTCCTCCTGTTGCTGATATAAGATCTTTGACTCATTATGGCGAACCTTATGACGGAAACACACGTTACTTTAGGAGCACGCTGTTCGTGGCTGCTGTTAGATCATGTTATGGTGAATCTTGCTTGCTTCATGGCGTAGAATGGATGCCACCTAAG GGAGGAATAACGGAAGAGCAAATGCTGAAGTTCATGGGTGCAAATACAAGTTTATCCACTTTGCAGGCAAAAGCACTTCTAGAG GATGAAGAGGCTGGTTTCGCATACATTAGTCAACGTGAAGCTCGGCCGTCTCA ATATTCATTAATTGGTTTGAGAGAGCATATAAAGAAGCGCCCCCCACTTGCCACAAGTGAGAAGGTCCAGCAATTTGTGAGG GCTACTGGAAGGGAAGCAATTGTTGCTGGTTTCTATCATGAAGGTTATGAAGAGCCTTTGCTGATGCTTATGAAGAGAAGAGGTGTTCACTCTGGCTTGGTGGTCAAG GGAGAGGAAGGAGGGCTTTCCATGACAACAAGATTGCGATCAGCTAGTGTGTCAAAAGGGCTTCCTGTGAACTATTGTTCAGGGTTTCGTTCATTGAGTACAGTATCTGCTCTTGAAGTTGATG GGGTTTCACGGGAGAGCTTTAGTCTTGAGGTTAATGCCAAGGATTATGGTTTTGAGCCCTCTGATACCCCAAGAACAGACAGATCG ATCTCAAAGAATATAGAGTTAGGTCTAGCAGCTCTTCATGGAGAAAAAGGAcctgcatatgatcgaatcgtCTTGAATGCTGGAATGGTGGATCACTTACTTGGATGTGAGGGCGCAGAAGACATCTCTATGGCCCTGGAAAGAGCCAGGGAGGCCATTGACAGTGGCAAGGCTCTAAAACGACTCCTAAATTACATCAAGATCTCCCACAAAGTGTAG